The DNA window CCGTGGCGGACACCATTCTGGATTATGCGGCATCCCAGCAGGCGAGCCTTCTGGTCCTGGGTGCTTACAGTCGCTCTCGCACGGCAGAGAGATTGTTCGGTGGTGTCACACGATCCCTTATCGCTGACGCAGAGCTGCCGCTCCTTGTTTCCCATTAGCATGCCCTGATTTACAGGCTTTTACACGCTCTGCCGCCGAAGAATGACGGGTTCAACGCACACGCGGTGTCATACAACGGAATTCACAGGCCGGTTTCGCGGGCGCCTTTGCTCTCGGCGCAAGCTGGCGCGCACCATATTTCAGAGCGGAACACCCTCATTGAGGGTATAGCGCGGATAGTACGCTAACCAACGCTAAAAACGAACGGAATGTGAGCTTGCGTTAAGTCATCAAGGCATCATTTCCCAGATGCAATGGCATGGCGAGCGTTCGACACTCCGCACGAAAACGTCGGACCTGAATTGGTTCCCCGTCGAGATTCATGCTGACATCATGATCGGACTCGAATTCGATCCAGGGACTGCGAGTGGCAATCTTGAGATCATTGATCCTATCGAGCCCTTCGTGCAGAAGGCTGGCAAGTACATTGAGCCCCGCATCGCGGCTGAGTTCTGGCAGGATCATCAGATCCAGTTCTCCATCGTT is part of the Sphingobium amiense genome and encodes:
- a CDS encoding universal stress protein, yielding MASQGKSVADTILDYAASQQASLLVLGAYSRSRTAERLFGGVTRSLIADAELPLLVSH